The following are encoded together in the Candidatus Caldatribacterium sp. genome:
- the groL gene encoding chaperonin GroEL (60 kDa chaperone family; promotes refolding of misfolded polypeptides especially under stressful conditions; forms two stacked rings of heptamers to form a barrel-shaped 14mer; ends can be capped by GroES; misfolded proteins enter the barrel where they are refolded when GroES binds): protein MAKQILFQEEARQAILRGVKTLADAVKVTLGPKGRNVVIEKKFGSPTITKDGVTVAKEIELKDPNENVGAQLVKEVASKTSDVAGDGTTTATVLAEAIFREGLRNVAAGSNPMLLKRGIDKAVDAVVKRLKSMAREVSDRKEVAQVASIAANNDTSIGDIIADAMEKVGKDGVITVEEAKGLETTLEVVEGLQFDRGYLSPYFITDPERMECVLENPYILIYEKKISSVRDLLPLLEKVVQRGRPLLIIAEDVEGEALATLVVNKLKGVLSCAAVKAPGFGDRRKAMLEDIAIVTGGRFISEDLGIKLENVTIEDLGQARKVVIDKENTTIVEGAGKRENIVARMNQIKKQIEETTSDYDREKLQERLAKIAGGVAVIRVGAATEAEMKEKKARVEDALHATRAAVEEGIVPGGGVALIRCIPAIDELQLEGDEKIGALIVKKALEEPAKLIAENAGEEGSVIVERIKASDNPNFGFNALTGEFVDMFEAGIIDPVKVVRTALQNAASVASVMLTTESVITEIPEKKESSVPPAPEY from the coding sequence ATGGCCAAGCAGATTCTCTTCCAGGAAGAAGCACGACAGGCAATCCTGCGTGGTGTCAAGACTCTTGCCGATGCAGTGAAGGTGACCCTTGGTCCTAAAGGGCGGAATGTCGTCATAGAGAAGAAATTTGGGTCTCCCACCATCACAAAGGACGGAGTAACCGTAGCAAAAGAAATCGAGCTCAAGGACCCGAACGAGAACGTGGGTGCACAGCTTGTTAAAGAAGTGGCTTCCAAGACGAGTGACGTTGCAGGAGACGGAACCACTACCGCGACTGTCCTTGCAGAGGCTATTTTCCGCGAAGGTCTTCGAAACGTTGCTGCAGGATCGAACCCAATGCTCCTTAAGCGGGGTATTGACAAGGCTGTGGACGCAGTTGTGAAGAGACTCAAGAGCATGGCCAGGGAAGTAAGCGACCGCAAGGAAGTCGCTCAGGTCGCTTCCATTGCTGCCAACAATGATACATCCATTGGTGACATCATTGCTGACGCTATGGAAAAGGTCGGTAAAGACGGCGTCATCACCGTTGAAGAAGCGAAAGGTCTTGAGACCACCCTTGAAGTGGTAGAAGGTTTGCAGTTTGACCGTGGATACCTCTCCCCGTACTTCATCACCGACCCAGAACGGATGGAATGCGTTCTTGAAAACCCGTACATCCTCATCTACGAGAAGAAGATCTCCTCGGTACGGGATCTCCTGCCACTCCTTGAAAAAGTCGTCCAGAGAGGTAGACCGCTCCTCATCATCGCTGAAGACGTCGAAGGTGAGGCTCTGGCTACGCTCGTAGTGAACAAGCTCAAAGGAGTTCTGAGCTGCGCTGCCGTAAAGGCTCCCGGCTTTGGCGATCGGAGAAAGGCGATGCTTGAGGACATCGCCATCGTCACCGGTGGACGGTTCATCTCTGAAGACCTGGGTATTAAACTCGAAAACGTCACCATTGAGGATCTCGGGCAGGCACGGAAAGTCGTCATCGACAAAGAGAACACCACCATCGTTGAAGGTGCTGGAAAGCGGGAAAACATTGTTGCCCGTATGAACCAGATTAAGAAGCAGATTGAGGAGACCACTTCCGATTACGATCGGGAGAAGCTTCAGGAACGTCTTGCCAAGATCGCTGGCGGTGTAGCGGTCATCCGAGTTGGTGCAGCAACAGAGGCAGAAATGAAGGAGAAGAAAGCCCGAGTTGAGGACGCTCTCCATGCCACTCGTGCAGCAGTGGAGGAAGGCATTGTACCTGGTGGCGGCGTTGCGCTTATCCGGTGCATCCCGGCCATTGACGAGCTCCAGCTTGAAGGTGACGAGAAGATCGGAGCTCTGATTGTGAAGAAGGCCCTTGAGGAGCCGGCTAAGCTCATCGCCGAGAACGCAGGCGAAGAAGGCTCTGTCATTGTGGAACGGATTAAGGCTTCGGACAATCCAAACTTCGGTTTCAATGCCCTCACCGGTGAATTCGTGGACATGTTCGAAGCAGGAATTATCGATCCGGTGAAAGTTGTACGTACTGCGCTCCAGAATGCCGCAAGTGTCGCTTCAGT